One window from the genome of Halostella litorea encodes:
- a CDS encoding ArsA family ATPase: MDSIDVEAVDEVDEEPVDRAARSLDPSAEYVLYGGKGGVGKTTMAAATGLASAEGGATTLVVSTDPAHSLSDTFETDVPARPARIRDEVPLYAAEIDPDAAIEDGTAAFAQGEGAMGGLGELLGGEGGPMESLMGGAMPGADEAAAMQTLLEYLDDDRFDRVVVDTAPTGHTLRLLELPDVMDTMVGRMLALRERLGGMMDGIKGMFGGASEEEVDQGIDDLRRLSDRIERLRATLRDPDRTDFRVVMVPEEMSVVESERLLDQLREFEIPVGTVVVNKVMEDLADVTDDVDAARFVSPNLEDCEFCQRRWDVQQDALAAAQDVFRGHEVRRVPLFADEVRGEAMLRIVAACLE, translated from the coding sequence ATGGATTCTATCGACGTCGAGGCCGTCGACGAGGTCGACGAGGAGCCCGTCGACCGGGCGGCCAGGTCGCTCGACCCGAGCGCCGAGTACGTTCTCTACGGCGGGAAAGGCGGCGTCGGCAAGACCACGATGGCCGCCGCGACGGGGCTGGCAAGCGCCGAGGGCGGCGCGACCACGCTCGTCGTCTCGACGGACCCGGCCCACTCGCTGTCGGACACCTTCGAGACCGACGTGCCGGCCCGCCCGGCGCGCATCCGCGACGAGGTGCCGCTGTACGCCGCCGAGATCGACCCGGACGCCGCCATCGAGGACGGCACCGCGGCGTTCGCGCAGGGGGAGGGCGCGATGGGCGGCCTCGGCGAACTGCTGGGCGGCGAGGGCGGGCCGATGGAGTCGCTGATGGGCGGCGCGATGCCCGGAGCCGACGAGGCCGCGGCGATGCAGACCCTGCTGGAGTACCTCGACGACGACCGGTTCGACCGCGTCGTCGTCGACACCGCGCCGACCGGCCACACGCTCCGCCTGCTGGAACTGCCCGACGTGATGGACACGATGGTCGGGCGGATGCTCGCGCTCCGCGAGCGGCTCGGCGGGATGATGGACGGGATCAAGGGCATGTTCGGCGGCGCGAGCGAGGAGGAGGTCGACCAGGGGATCGACGACCTGCGGCGGCTGAGCGACCGGATCGAGCGGTTGCGGGCGACGCTCCGGGACCCCGACCGCACCGACTTCCGCGTCGTGATGGTGCCCGAGGAGATGAGCGTCGTCGAGTCCGAGCGCCTGCTCGACCAGCTTCGGGAGTTCGAAATCCCCGTCGGCACCGTCGTCGTCAACAAGGTGATGGAGGACCTGGCGGACGTGACCGACGACGTCGACGCCGCGCGGTTCGTCTCGCCGAACCTGGAGGACTGCGAGTTCTGCCAGCGGCGCTGGGACGTCCAGCAGGACGCGCTGGCGGCCGCACAGGACGTGTTCCGCGGCCACGAGGTCCGGCGCGTCCCGCTGTTCGCCGACGAGGTGCGCGGCGAGGCGATGCTGCGGATCGTGGCAGCCTGCCTGGAGTAG
- a CDS encoding DUF47 domain-containing protein, which translates to MLADKTDPNDLADAVDEFLTALVDGTDLLRTLVDAYGEDGTEFDRAVDRLARLESHCDDLAGEVRRAVTAGAEPSFSTGYLFSADLVEAVGEADDVVSNAETFAKELAVMRPSLSDDALAGLRQLAWTAHDATRHLAAAFREWLSAGGGDADEVGESLAAVRRLERDCDAVKYDLIDAAFEGGSDAEALVVRELAVGLDDVANAAEDAADALAAARAGAV; encoded by the coding sequence ATGCTCGCCGACAAAACCGACCCGAACGACCTCGCGGACGCGGTCGACGAGTTCCTGACCGCCCTCGTCGACGGGACCGACCTGCTGCGCACGCTCGTCGACGCCTACGGCGAGGACGGCACGGAGTTCGACCGCGCGGTCGACCGGCTGGCCCGGCTCGAATCCCACTGCGACGACCTCGCGGGCGAGGTCCGCCGGGCCGTCACCGCCGGCGCGGAGCCGTCGTTCTCGACGGGCTATCTCTTCTCGGCCGACCTCGTCGAGGCCGTCGGCGAGGCCGACGACGTGGTCTCGAACGCCGAGACGTTCGCCAAGGAACTCGCCGTGATGCGGCCGTCGCTGTCGGACGACGCGCTCGCCGGCCTCCGACAGCTCGCCTGGACGGCACACGACGCGACGCGACACCTCGCCGCCGCGTTCCGCGAGTGGCTCTCGGCGGGCGGCGGCGACGCCGACGAAGTCGGGGAGTCGCTCGCGGCCGTCCGCCGGCTCGAACGCGACTGCGACGCCGTCAAGTACGACCTCATCGATGCCGCCTTCGAGGGCGGGAGCGACGCCGAGGCGCTCGTCGTCCGGGAGCTTGCGGTCGGGCTGGACGACGTGGCGAACGCCGCGGAGGACGCCGCCGACGCGCTCGCCGCGGCCCGGGCGGGGGCGGTCTAG
- a CDS encoding DUF7537 family lipoprotein, which yields MISRRVVLGSGAALSAALAGCTGGGSDGGGSETDADTDAATDAGTGTETETATKTTEKPGPTLAEFEYPDGAARDGIDGGTLFGTHESTVTDAGTLTVESEITREFSEFADTESATNEIGEGGVARTTDDGDLTESLWSPDGEAAAYVRMKSGFEERYRIDDRAPRPRELAELGRFEALLRGAAWSEALEVVEAGEGYAATYESTGVADEDALLGLAFGDSVAAFEARVAVSQSGYVREVVYNISVAREGDDVRHDATLAVGGVGETTVAEPDWADAAREEGVRFAVQPTSDGRGVELEMVNGGDVPAESRLALSDARGRGQRQLSEPLSAGDRLFVGLSDGGELLKATDGVPDGARALEGFARTTIRYRGYLLLQSEGRL from the coding sequence ATGATTTCGCGACGCGTCGTCCTGGGCTCGGGCGCCGCGTTGAGCGCCGCGCTCGCCGGGTGTACCGGCGGCGGGTCCGACGGCGGAGGATCGGAGACCGACGCCGACACCGACGCGGCGACGGACGCCGGGACGGGGACGGAGACCGAGACGGCGACGAAGACGACCGAGAAGCCGGGACCGACGCTCGCGGAGTTCGAGTACCCCGACGGCGCGGCCCGCGACGGCATCGACGGCGGGACGCTGTTCGGGACGCACGAGTCGACCGTCACCGACGCCGGGACGCTGACGGTCGAGAGCGAGATCACCCGGGAGTTCAGCGAGTTCGCCGACACGGAGTCGGCGACGAACGAGATCGGCGAGGGCGGCGTCGCGCGGACGACCGACGACGGGGACCTGACGGAGTCGCTCTGGTCCCCCGACGGCGAAGCGGCCGCGTACGTCCGGATGAAGTCGGGGTTCGAGGAGCGCTACCGGATCGACGACCGGGCGCCCCGACCGCGCGAGCTTGCGGAGCTGGGCCGGTTCGAAGCGCTGCTACGCGGGGCGGCGTGGAGCGAAGCGCTGGAAGTCGTCGAGGCGGGCGAGGGGTACGCCGCGACGTACGAGTCGACCGGCGTCGCCGACGAGGACGCGCTGCTGGGGCTGGCGTTCGGGGACAGCGTCGCGGCGTTCGAGGCGCGGGTCGCCGTCTCCCAGTCCGGCTACGTGCGCGAGGTCGTCTACAACATCAGCGTCGCGCGGGAGGGAGACGACGTCCGCCACGACGCGACCCTGGCCGTCGGGGGCGTCGGGGAGACGACCGTCGCGGAACCGGACTGGGCGGACGCGGCGCGCGAGGAGGGCGTTCGCTTCGCGGTCCAGCCCACGTCCGACGGCAGGGGCGTCGAACTGGAGATGGTCAACGGCGGCGACGTGCCGGCGGAGTCCCGGCTCGCGCTGTCCGACGCCCGGGGGCGCGGGCAGCGACAGCTCTCGGAGCCGCTCTCGGCGGGCGACCGGCTGTTCGTGGGTCTCTCGGACGGCGGGGAGCTCCTGAAGGCTACCGACGGCGTGCCCGACGGGGCGAGGGCGCTGGAGGGGTTCGCCAGGACGACGATCCGGTACCGCGGGTACCTGCTCCTCCAGTCCGAGGGTCGCCTGTAG